A single region of the Xiphophorus maculatus strain JP 163 A chromosome 3, X_maculatus-5.0-male, whole genome shotgun sequence genome encodes:
- the hint3 gene encoding histidine triad nucleotide-binding protein 3 isoform X2 produces MAEGQTSSQPVSTGTDRAGGVPAEGYNNKCVFCRIANNEMDTELLHRDEDICCFRDIKPAAPHHYLVVPTKHVGNCKSLNIQHVPLVKQMVDVGKDVLQKHNVTDLADVRFGFHWPPFCSVSHLHLHVLAPVSQMGFMSRLIYRLNAYWFVTHLPLEVHQPLFSGP; encoded by the exons ATGGCCGAGGGTCAGACTTCTTCTCAGCCCGTCTCAACGGGCACAGACCGAGCCGGCGGTGTACCAGCGGAGGGTTATAACAACAAGTGTGTTTTCTGCAGGATTGCAAACAATGAAATGGACACAGAGCTTCTCCACAGA GATGAAGATATTTGCTGTTTCAGGGACATTAAACCCGCAGCTCCACATCATTACCTGGTTGTCCCAACCAAACATGTTGGAAACTGTAAATCACTCAACATACAACATGTGCCTTTAG TGAAGCAAATGGTTGACGTCGGGAAGgatgttttgcaaaaacacaacgtGACCGATCTCGCTGATGTCAG GTTCGGCTTCCATTGGCCACCGTTCTGTTCCGTCTCACATTTACACCTTCATGTTCTGGCACCAGTCAGTCAAATGGGCTTCATGTCGCGCCTCATCTACAGACTCAACGCCTACTGGTTTGTCACG CATCTCCCCCTCGAAGTCCACCAGCCCCTGTTTTCTGGCCCGTAA
- the LOC111608154 gene encoding actin-binding Rho-activating protein-like, translating to MGTNSQRSNFKPEVDLNAPARSDDDRAMPNVSVKGLKENWQKWSSEHQESQKLNPFSHDTRQTVVALQRGQDDYGRPQQGSLTEKRGKEAHTHIGREVQKLCEVIRDIGEHDGDGRDSHRKGITVEFGKLFEHYVAISNTLVGILLRARKQGLVDFEGEMLWQGKDNHVIITLLE from the coding sequence ATGGGGACCAACAGCCAGAGGAGCAACTTTAAACCCGAGGTCGACCTCAACGCTCCCGCTCGGAGTGACGATGACAGAGCGATGCCCAACGTTTCTGTCAAAGGCCTCAAGGAAAACTGGCAGAAGTGGTCCAGTGAGCACCAGGAGAGCCAGAAGCTCAACCCCTTCAGTCATGACACCAGGCAGACTGTGGTGGCCCTTCAGAGGGGACAGGATGATTACGGGAGACCCCAGCAGGGGTCCCTGACTGAGAAACGTGGGAAGGAGGCTCACACACACATCGGCAGGGAGGTCCAGAAGCTGTGCGAGGTGATAAGGGACATCGGGGAGCACGACGGGGACGGACGAGACAGCCACAGGAAAGGGATCACGGTTGAATTCGGGAAGCTTTTTGAGCATTACGTGGCCATCTCCAATACGCTGGTGGGAATTCTTTTACGGGCCAGAAAACAGGGGCTGGTGGACTTCGAGGGGGAGATGCTGTGGCAAGGAAAGGACAATCATGTAATTATCACTTTGTTGGAATAA
- the hint3 gene encoding histidine triad nucleotide-binding protein 3 isoform X1, with translation MAEGQTSSQPVSTGTDRAGGVPAEGYNNKCVFCRIANNEMDTELLHRDEDICCFRDIKPAAPHHYLVVPTKHVGNCKSLNIQHVPLVKQMVDVGKDVLQKHNVTDLADVRFGFHWPPFCSVSHLHLHVLAPVSQMGFMSRLIYRLNAYWFVTADQLIELLNSKVETH, from the exons ATGGCCGAGGGTCAGACTTCTTCTCAGCCCGTCTCAACGGGCACAGACCGAGCCGGCGGTGTACCAGCGGAGGGTTATAACAACAAGTGTGTTTTCTGCAGGATTGCAAACAATGAAATGGACACAGAGCTTCTCCACAGA GATGAAGATATTTGCTGTTTCAGGGACATTAAACCCGCAGCTCCACATCATTACCTGGTTGTCCCAACCAAACATGTTGGAAACTGTAAATCACTCAACATACAACATGTGCCTTTAG TGAAGCAAATGGTTGACGTCGGGAAGgatgttttgcaaaaacacaacgtGACCGATCTCGCTGATGTCAG GTTCGGCTTCCATTGGCCACCGTTCTGTTCCGTCTCACATTTACACCTTCATGTTCTGGCACCAGTCAGTCAAATGGGCTTCATGTCGCGCCTCATCTACAGACTCAACGCCTACTGGTTTGTCACG GCAGATCAGCTGATTGAGCTCCTCAACTCTAAAGTAGAGACACATTGA